Proteins found in one Tsukamurella paurometabola DSM 20162 genomic segment:
- a CDS encoding NAD(P)-dependent oxidoreductase: protein MGAIMVTNGIRRVCVVGASGKLGRYLVEHALDRGYQVTGVCRERSVDKLADIADRITIIPGDTDDRTAIAAAVSGCDAVLTVLAPWGVRGYSSGTARAVLDLAESDARLIFSCGWHVARDKRDRYPRTTRLAQAAVTRVLRAIRVMDIDDQVAAAHAIFASNRRWTLARGSTLEEGPSEGLPVWAESVGDPLLAMNRTRRIDYALFMIEALDDDALIGRAPAIVSRRALTAAVVP from the coding sequence ATGGGAGCAATCATGGTTACCAACGGCATCCGCAGGGTCTGCGTGGTCGGCGCCTCCGGCAAACTCGGCCGTTACCTGGTCGAGCACGCGCTCGACCGCGGGTATCAGGTGACAGGTGTGTGCCGGGAGCGAAGCGTCGACAAACTCGCCGATATCGCCGACCGAATCACGATCATTCCGGGCGACACCGACGATCGCACCGCGATCGCTGCGGCCGTCTCCGGTTGCGATGCAGTGCTCACCGTTCTGGCCCCCTGGGGTGTGCGCGGATATTCCTCCGGAACCGCGAGGGCGGTGCTGGATCTCGCGGAATCCGATGCCAGACTGATCTTTTCTTGCGGATGGCACGTCGCCCGCGACAAGCGCGATCGGTACCCGCGGACAACCCGACTCGCCCAGGCCGCCGTCACCCGTGTGCTGCGCGCCATCCGGGTGATGGACATCGATGATCAGGTCGCGGCAGCGCACGCGATCTTCGCCAGCAACCGCCGCTGGACCCTCGCGCGAGGCAGCACTCTCGAGGAGGGGCCGAGCGAGGGATTACCCGTGTGGGCCGAGAGCGTCGGCGATCCACTCTTAGCGATGAATCGCACCCGCCGGATCGACTACGCGCTGTTCATGATCGAGGCACTCGACGATGACGCCCTCATCGGCCGGGCCCCGGCGATCGTGAGCCGCCGCGCGCTGACTGCCGCGGTGGTCCCGTGA
- a CDS encoding GNAT family N-acetyltransferase — protein MTTPVARLARPEELDHLATLCAAAFSDDALTAWTHPDAESRPALVMAMFTTALSAAIEGGCAIVAAEANDVAVGASIWVDAPMPGMGVAHDTRLPERLRSIQASTALVRPSVPHVYLPSMAVDRHRRGHGIGAIMLAEGNRRAAERNLPVYLEASSVDNRRFYARHGFIDLGAPIVAGDGAPPLWPMWRESQ, from the coding sequence GTGACCACGCCGGTGGCGCGGCTCGCCCGGCCGGAGGAGCTCGATCATCTCGCCACCTTGTGCGCAGCGGCTTTCAGCGACGATGCGCTCACCGCCTGGACCCACCCGGACGCGGAGTCTCGTCCGGCGCTCGTCATGGCGATGTTCACCACCGCACTGTCTGCAGCGATCGAAGGGGGCTGCGCGATCGTGGCGGCGGAGGCGAACGACGTCGCGGTCGGAGCCTCGATATGGGTCGACGCACCGATGCCGGGAATGGGGGTGGCCCACGACACGCGGCTGCCCGAACGATTGCGCTCGATCCAGGCATCCACCGCCCTGGTGCGGCCGTCGGTACCGCACGTCTATCTGCCGTCGATGGCAGTCGACCGGCACCGGCGAGGGCACGGGATCGGCGCGATCATGCTCGCAGAGGGCAACCGCCGCGCAGCCGAGCGAAACCTCCCCGTCTACCTGGAGGCATCCTCGGTGGACAACCGCCGGTTCTACGCCCGCCACGGCTTCATCGATCTGGGCGCACCGATCGTTGCCGGTGATGGGGCTCCCCCGCTCTGGCCGATGTGGCGCGAATCCCAGTGA